A single genomic interval of Streptococcus suis harbors:
- a CDS encoding DNA-binding response regulator: protein MMKKEKIYIVEDDEMIVQLLKQHLGKSYQVESVQNFRAVSQEVAELKPDLVLMDISLPYYNGFYWTTEIRKTMTMPIIFISSSDDEMNAVMAMNMGGDDFVSKPFSLGVLDAKIGAFLRRVNQFSKSTDLSIDQFQLSLDGRFTNESEQVQLSPTETKILSALLERQGQIVSKEELLEKLWENEEFIDQNTLNVNMTRLRKKVSEVGFERIHTVRGVGYLVK, encoded by the coding sequence ATGATGAAAAAAGAGAAGATTTATATTGTTGAAGATGATGAGATGATTGTCCAGCTCTTGAAGCAGCATCTGGGAAAATCGTATCAGGTAGAAAGTGTGCAGAATTTCCGAGCAGTTAGTCAGGAAGTTGCGGAACTCAAGCCAGACTTGGTGCTGATGGACATTAGCCTACCTTATTACAACGGTTTTTACTGGACGACAGAAATCCGTAAAACCATGACCATGCCCATTATCTTTATCTCTTCTAGCGATGATGAGATGAATGCAGTTATGGCCATGAACATGGGTGGCGATGATTTTGTTTCCAAGCCTTTTTCACTAGGGGTTTTGGATGCCAAAATCGGAGCCTTCCTGCGTCGGGTCAATCAATTCAGCAAATCAACTGATTTGTCAATTGACCAGTTTCAACTTAGTTTAGACGGACGATTTACAAACGAATCGGAACAGGTTCAATTGTCTCCTACGGAAACCAAGATTTTGTCCGCCTTACTAGAAAGACAAGGGCAGATTGTCAGCAAGGAAGAACTTTTGGAAAAACTCTGGGAAAATGAAGAATTTATCGACCAGAACACGCTCAATGTAAACATGACCAGACTGCGTAAGAAGGTGAGCGAGGTCGGTTTTGAACGTATCCATACGGTTCGTGGTGTGGGGTACTTGGTCAAATGA
- a CDS encoding type II toxin-antitoxin system RelE family toxin, with amino-acid sequence MKTCYKLVPTSRFIKQLKKLDKFTQKQITNYLSSHVTDNPRQYGKALTANRSGQWRYRIGNYRVIVCIEDDKLIVTALEVGHRKEVYK; translated from the coding sequence ATGAAGACCTGTTATAAACTCGTACCGACTAGTCGTTTTATTAAACAGTTGAAAAAGTTGGACAAATTTACCCAAAAACAGATTACCAACTACCTGTCCAGTCATGTGACTGACAACCCCAGACAATACGGAAAAGCCTTGACTGCCAATCGTTCTGGCCAATGGCGGTACCGTATCGGCAATTACAGGGTCATCGTCTGCATTGAAGATGATAAATTGATCGTAACAGCCCTTGAAGTCGGGCATCGAAAAGAAGTATATAAATAA